GGATCTCGGATATGTGCGACGGCTTAGAAGTAAATGGGCCCAACTTTTTTGGCCTAGAAATAGTCGCTAGATTTTCCTTTTAATTCTCTTATTTATAATAATTGCCTATAATATATTCACTACTTTGATTATAGGCTTACTTGTAAGTGAGTATGAAATCATTGAAATGTAAGTGCCACCCGAATGTGAATCATTGATCTTAGGTAGTTGTTCAATGGGAGTGGTTTTAATGAGGACTACTAAATTGAGGACTAGTTTAAGACTTTTTCATTAATTCATTTATTGCATCAATTTTTCAATCACATTTTTCATCTCAACCGTTCAGTTTTGAAGTCTATATAAATATATCATTTATACAAATTTTCAGCTAAATCAGTGATCGTTAAGAAATAAAACTAAATTAAATTAATGGATGATCTAAATCTGTCAAACATGAGCCGTTCAAGTTTATAATTGGTAAATCACATTTATGAATGGTTTAACAATTTTCAATTTAGATGAAAATTTGTACAGATGATCTACTTATATATATCTATAAATTAGACGGTCGAGATGTGAATATGCGATCAAAAAATAGGTGAAACGAATAAATCCTCAACTAATCTTTATCTAATCCTCAACTTACGATATATCTCAAAAAAAGAAAAAGTGCTAAATATCCGTTTTGAGATCGGGAAGTAGCATTTTGGCTAGTTATGTCATATCATAAAGCATCGATGGTCTTTATATGATGTCTGCAGACTGCAGGCAGTAGCATTGCAGGCGCAAACATGTAGATAGGGAGTCAATGCGCAATTATTATATTAATTGCTGAAAATAAAAGTAAATTTAGTTTTAATTTTTGATAGATAAAAAGTAAAGTATGGAGAGGGTGGTTGTGGTAGAGTCTCCAAAAAGGAAAAGTGGCATTATTAATAGGAAGGGAGGGAGTGCCACGTGCCGGATTATGGTTGCATTTGATATTAAATGAGTATTTGTGCCTACAGAGCATATATCCCACTTCCACATTTGGACAAAAGTCTCGTTAGTTGGGTTTACTCCATACCACTCGTGCTCCCCTGCCTGCCTTCCCACGCTCCTTCTGTAGGAATAACCTTACAATACTATACACCTCACCAAACATAAAAAACACAAGGGAAACGAAATTGAGAAATATTTATACAAAATTTATTTATGGGGTAATTCATAGCTTTGTAATGAATCAATCTTCTACGAGGCATGTAAAGTCAAGATTTTCATCATTTATTTAGAGATACAAAGTACGTAGCTTTTCACATCTAAAAAGCACTTAAAATACGTAGTTAGTGATAAATAAATTTAACGCAACATACATCTAGCTATAAGTTAAACTCATCTCACAGCACTTAATATCTAGACGTTAAAAGCAAGTCATAGTTTTTGTTGCTCCAAAATAAATGTAAAGTAGCTTTTGCCACTCTCGAAGCACGTAGTGTGCATAGTTTTTATCGTTTAACAGACACGTAAGGTGCATAGTTGCCTCACCAAAACCATTTATCTTAAATGTGAGTCATAATTTTTCTCGCCCTAAAAGAAACGTAAAAGTAGCTTTTACCGCTCTCTAGGCAAGTAGTGCACATAGTTTTCATTGTTTATTACTATTAGACTCGTACGTCACATAATTGAGAATCGACAACAATGTGTGTCAGAACATTGAACAGAAAGTAAATTTCATTAATATCTACGATTTTCAATTTGTGAAAGAGATTTCATTTAATAGTTTGGAATTTCCTTGTAAAATCTTATAGAAAGAGCACTCTCTCCATGTTAGGAATTTAGGTTTAGGTAACCATGAACCCATCTAATGCAAATCCTTGGAAGAAAAAAAAAGGGTAAGAAAAGAAGTTGACACGTTGGAGAGATAGGTCTTAGTGGCACAGGTGGACCAAGCAAATTGAGAAACCCATAATGAACGCATGAGGGGGCTCGCAGAGGAGTATTTTCCCAAGAAGAAAAAAATATTAAATTTTGGGCACACAAACAATATAATATAAAAGTGTGAAAAAATTGGGGGAATTTTTGGTTTTTGCAGAAAAAGAAGCCAGAAAGAAACCTCTCTCTCTCTCTTCTGTGTTTCTCTCCAAAACTGCGCAAATTGGGATTACATTTTTGAAACAAAAAATAGATAGATAGATAGATAGATATATAAACACACCCACACACACACCAGTATGTATGTGTTTGTATATTTTTGATTTTGAAAACCTCTACAATTTCATACCCCACAACTCCTTCCTTGGATTCAGATCGGACTTGTGAGTGCTCTCTCTCTCTCTCTCTCATCAGTCTTCTTCGGTGTTGTTGTTGCATGCAAATCAAGGTCTGTGGATTTGGGGTTAGTGCTGTGAATGTGAATTTGGTTTGGTGGGTTGGTTTTGTTATTGTGGGGAAATGTGCCTTTCTCAGTTGTTGAGTTGCAGAGTTTGATTTTGGGTTTAGGGTTTGAAAGCATTGGGTGTAAGGGAGGCTGTAGATGTCCTTCACTTACTTGCATGCAACCGATTAGCTCTTATTCTCATAATTCTATTATCAGGGTCTGATTAAATTTCCTTTACTCTTTCTTGTTTTTTTTTTTTGATTTGGTGTGTATGTTAGTGATTTTTGTTTTTGGAAAAATTGAAATTTTATAATTAACTCAAGCGGTTGTTAAATAAAAATTTGTCTTTGTTTAGTTCAGGTTAAAGCTTTAACCTTTATATGCCTACATCTTTGGTTGCATGGAATTGCAGAGATCATTCTAACTCTCACTCTGTGTGTAGTGTTTTGAAAGTCTGTGTTGATTATTAGCAATGTGTAATGCTGTTAACTTCTGGAGAATATTGAGTGTAATTTCAATTTTTTCTTTTTCTTTTTAGGTTTCTGAGTTTTGGGGGAGTTTGGAGATTGCCGCTGGTTTTCGAGCTGAGCTTTGGTATCAGTTAATATATTTGGTTGTTTAGGATTTGTGTAATGACCTTTTCTTATTGAAGTTTGGTGAATGGGGATACAGACAATGGGTTCTCAAGGTGGGGCTGATGGTAATTGCAAACAGTCACAGTTCCAGCCTCTGACAAGACAAAACTCGATTTACAATCTCACACTTGATGAGGTACAAAATCAGTTAGGTGACTTGGGGAAGCCACTCAGCAGCATGAACCTTGATGAACTTCTCAAAAGTGTATGGAGCGCTGAGGCGAACCAGACCATGGGTATGGATATTGAAGGTACTGCAATGGTCAATCAAGCTTCCCTGCAGCGTCAGGCTAGCCTGTCATTAACTAGTGCACTGAGCAAGAAAACAGTTGATGAGGTTTGGAGAGATATTCAACAAAGTAAAGATAATGAGGAAAAGAGATCTCGAGAACGTCAACCTACTTTGGGAGAGATGACTTTGGAGGATTTCTTGGTCAAAGCAGGAGTTGTTGCTGAAGCATCAGACAAAAAAAATACTGGTGGTCCTCTTGTTGGCGTTGATGCAAATGTAGCATCACAGTTCCCACAAAGTCAGTGGCTGCAGTACCCACACCCACAATATCAGCATCCGCAGCAAAGTATGATGGGGGTATATATACCAAGTCAGCCTATACCACCTCCGATGCATGTAGGGGCTGGTGCTGTAATGGATGTTCCTTACTCTGATAACCAGCTTGCGATGCCTTCACCATTAATGGGTACATTATCAGATACACAGACTCCTGGGAGGAAAAGGGGCAACCCGGAGGACATAGTAGAGAAGACTGTTGAGAGGAGGCAGAAGAGAATGATAAAAAATCGGGAATCTGCTGCTCGTTCACGTGCAAGGAAGCAGGTCTAGTTTTCATTTTATTGTTGATTTTAGATTTTTTTTTTTGTTCATCTTATCTGAAAAGAGAAAGTTGCAACAGGCTTATACAACTGAACTGGAGATCAAAGTTTCACGTCTGGAGGAGGAAAATGAAAGGCTAAGGAAGCAAAAGGTTAGGGTTTCTTTCTATATGAAATATTTTTGGTATTTCATTCATTTCGTTTATCTAATACACTTTGATTATCAAATAATAATTGTAGTCGGCTTCACTACTAATGCAATCAATACATTTTTTTTTCTTGAAAGAAAGAGATAGTTTTAGTTGGCTTTCTGTTAGTCAATAAGCTCTTTTCAGGTGATATTGGGACACATACGTAAGAACACCATTGACATGATCCTATGACCATTAGAATTACGCTTTAGCTTTTGTGTTAATATCCTTGATTTTACTGATTAGTATGAAAATTAGGGTCACTGATTGTGGAACATTAGCTATGTAGAACAATGATTTAGAACAATGCACATTTGTTTTTCTTGTTAATGTGGCTACTGGCTAGCTAGAGTTGATAAAATCACGGTTTTGGGTGATGCAATGTGGGAGAGCATGATTTGTTTGTTGTAAGAGAGAATTTTGTAGAAGGAATAGGAATGCTAAGGGGCATCATTCAAATAATCAAGCAGAGTAAAAAAGGAATAGCGAAAGCATGATTTCTTATATGACTTGTGCTGCAAAGTTGTCATTTCATCCAGCAGAAAACCACTAACCCACTCTGGTGATACCCAATTAACCGTGAAAAAGGACAAATATAGCCCCAAATATGGTGCACAAACACCAACTTTCATTCATTTGCTAGAAATTTTTGTCCATTACAAGTAACTCTTGCTTATTTGTCTTTCATGGATATATATGCTCCAATCTGATTGACTTGAGTAAATGTATTTCTTTCGACCTTGTAAAAATCAGGATTTTTTATTTTGAGCTGTTGCTATCGCATTGCAGCAGCCAATTTCGGATTTGGTTCTACCCTTTGCTCAATGATTATGTCCTACAAACATGATTTTCATTCATACTAGCACTTAAAAGGTGATTATTTTCACAATTTTTTTTATCTAGTTATACGGTTTATACCTTGTATGTACTTTCATCTTGCTTTCTTATTTGTGATTATCCTTTGTTGTGGAATGTCTGTTTATCTTGCATTAGTTATTCAGACCTTCCTTGTGTGCCACTATGTCCCTTCTGGGAGTTACACTATTTAATGAGCACTGAATTGTCAAATGAGAGCATCCCACAATTTTCTTGTTTTTCGACATTGAAAAGTGAAAGTGATAATTGATTAAGCATGTAGAATGAATTTTTTTGACATGATACTGAATGTCAAAAGATCAACAGAAGAATCAATTAAAACATTCTGCTGCTAAACTGAATGTCTGAATTTAGTGTAATCCTAGAAGTGATTGCATTATGGAATAATGAGGTAGGATTTTCAGCCTAAGCACACATAGATAAGTCAACCAGATTCGTACATGCTTTGAGAAAAAAGATAAATTTTTTTTACTTTGCTCTTTTTGTTTTGTTTTTGTTCTGGGACGAAATCTCAAGTCATTGAAAGGAGGACAAAAGAGTTTCTCATATTTGCTTGAATTAGCTATAACGGATCCAACTCTGATTGGATATAAATTGAGAATGATAAAGGTGCTCTGTAAAATCTGTTGGACAGATTCTGAATTTTGTGTGCATCTGTTCTTATGTTTATTTGTTCATAACTTTTTAAGGCGTAAGACTCTTTTTCAGGCCGAAAGAGATTGGGCTTACAGTTTTGTGCCTATTCTGGTACATAGACTTGGATCTTTACCCTACCAATTTGGTAGGCAAACAGTTTGCCCACTGAGCTCATGCATGAACATGTTTAGGTTGAATGCTCGACATATGTTCATACTTAAAAGAAAGCTTAGGATATAAATATGTAGAGGCAGATTTGTTCCTATCAACTGGGTTTACAGTTGTGCGCTGTCTAGGCAATTATGTTGAAAGTTTTTCTTGGTACTAGGGGTAATTGTTTTAGTTATTCGAATGGAAAGGTCAAAAGTAATTTTTAGGATGTGAGGTTGGAGGACTTGTCAATCTATGGGTTATGTTTTGTTTCTGGCTTCCTTGTGGGCTTTCTTTTATTCAAAGTTCAGAGATTTGTCCTTTTACTAGTTTATTAAACCGTGGTGCTGTTGTTTTCTATATAAATTATATCACATTTTCTTTTTCTGGTTGGTTTGTTCTGTTTGTATCTTCTTATTCACTGTTGTGTACCCTTTGGTAAACGGGTTTCTCATTCACTGTTCTCAATCTTCTCGATTTTCTGATGAATTTATGTTTCCTGAATCAAAAGGAAAAATTTGTAGACAACAAAACGCACAACAGTTTGGTATGCCAAACTTTACGGATAGGAATGGAGTCTATATGAATAAAAGCATAATTGCGTATCGTTTCATTTAAGAACCACTATGTGGTTGATATAGTTGATACATACAGTATGCACAAGCATGTTGGCCTCTTACTATCCTTTTTTGACCCACAAGTTTTTCAGATGCGTTTACTAGTTAACCTCACTCACTCAAAAGAAACTACTTATATAGACGTTGGGGTCAAATGTGGTTGCCCCAGTAAAACCATCTACCACCACCTATTTAGAAAACAATTCTAAAGATAGATGAGCCATCAAGTACACTTGCTGCCTGTTTTTAAGGTACTCAATTTGACACGGTTTTATGGATGAAGAGGTTTTTCTCAACTAGAGTTGGCTAGAGTAGGTGATACCATGTATTAGTAGCTTTATAAATGAAAAGGACTAATGTTAGAGATGTCATTGCTTTTATATTATTCTACATGCTTTAAACACTTGGATTGGTAGTTAGTAACTGGTCTTGTAAGTTTAGTTTGTAGAATCTTTGACGCCTTGCTATTTGTGCCACATGGAAGATAGGAATAGATTCACAAATATTTCTTGCTCCTAGAATGGATTTGTTCCAACCAGTAGATATGACTTGCAGTTATGATTGCTAATGAATATGGGTTTTTGGGATAAAAATATTGGGCAATCCTATGATAAGAAAAGTGGTCGGGAGGGTAGTTCCAATGTGGAGAGATCATCTTGTTGGATGATGTCTTAGGTCTACATGATTATGTTATGTTTCTTTCATTTGGGGAGTAGATGCGAATCTTTGGCCCAATAATTTGTCAAGTAGTAGGCTAATAGCTCTTGAGAAGCACCTTGTTACCTTGTTAACTTCATCTATCACCTATTCCTTTTCATTTTCACCACTCTAATATTCCTCTTTTTCTGCTGTTTCTCCGTTGAAATAAAAAAAAAATTATGAAAATCCCGGTTAGTTTTCTGAATTGTAGATATTCTCAACATTAGAAACTGAGAAAGAAATGACCATGTTTGTTGCTTTTGAAATTTTAGGTTGAACAGATTCCTTAGCTGATAATCCTGATATTGTTTTTTTTTCTTCTCTTATTTTCTTGCAGGAGCTAGAGAAGGTGTTGCCAAGTGCACCACCTCCTGAGCCAAAGTATCAGCTTCGCAGAACCACATCAGCTCCATTCTGACTTGTATCTATGTGCATCTGTTGCTTGTGCGTTGGTTATATATCTCTGTCATGAGCGTTTTCTTTTCTCTTTTTTCTTTTTTGGTGGCACCAGTTGCGTTAGAAATTTTCATGGGACCTTTGTACTCACTATTGTCTCTAAGACTTGTCTAGAAAGTTTTAGTGTCTGGTTTTATAAAATGTTCAGTTAATGGTCTGTTTCTGTCTGCATCTCAAGGCATCTGTTCATAGTATAAAAAGAAAAGTAATGTTTAAATGTGTATGTGATGCCGTGTCCAGGCTGGTTTAATACACAGTAACACCATCATGAAAGCCATTATGTTACACAAAACAAGTTCTAGCAAAAAAAAAAAAGGTTATAAACCCTAACCTCCAGTTTGGAGCTGAGACTTGGATAATGTGGAATTCTGATTTATATGTTACTAGTCGGGAATAAATGGAATTCGTCAAATTATACCATGTTCAGAGCTGTGAAACCATTTAAACTTTTAAAGATGATGGGAATGTTTGAAATCTCGCTATCTGTCCTGTAATTCCTACTAGCAGCATTGTATATCACCGTCAGCGTGGGATATGAAACAGGTCCTAAATCTCTAACAGAAGAACATGGAGTTAGCAACTTTTATATGCAGCCTTGGTAATTCCTGCACTGGCACAGCTCCAGCAACAGTAACACCACCAGAACCACCTTGGCTTGAAGCAGTCTCTGACATATCGTTGAACTTGACAAACTGACTCATCTGAGCTGCAGCTAGATGAGCATAGCATACTGGAGCAACTGCATTACATAGACAACACCAAATTTATTCAAAATCAAGTCAGTCTTAACCAGAAAGAAAGAAAGACCAAGCAAGCAATCATAGTCAGTCCTTTTATTTTAATTCCTCGAACTTTCTGAAGCATATATCAAGAGTTCGATTTCAATTTCATATCCAACAACCCATACGAGAAGATAATAAATTACCTACAGATATGGCCGTTGTGCTCCTCTGGTAACTGTACAAGTTTCAAACACAGGTAGTTAGGTATGAGTCAACTTCTTCACAACCATAATAAGCAAAACAACATAACCAGAAAAGAAAAAAAGAAAAAGAATAATAAGGATGAACACAAGTAATGCTTACACATATGATAAAGAATGAACAAGTTCTTGCAAGTCATCCGCTGAGAAGCCAACTTCATCATAGAGAACATGATAATGAGTAGGACGAGTTGTACCCTACATAAACAAATTCAAAGTCAATTCAGTTTCCTTCATAAGGACAGGACATCCAAGTACTCGTGCTTTTGTACGTTTAGATATAATTCATACTATTAGTGAATAATTTTCATAAACACCAAAGAGAGATTTAAAGGACTTTCTTAATTAAATTAAATTAGGGGATGCAAATCTATAGAGAAATCCAACTCAGAGGTTCTGGTCAACAATACTCACAATCATCCCAGCATGAGAACATAAGTAGAAATCATTGTTCTTTGGATGACAGACTTTGTTGTCAATAATAGTACCTGTGATAAAGTGATAAAAAGATAAGCGTAAACTGTAAACAATACAAAACCCATTATCTTCTTTCTATTTGTATTTTCTTTTACGATGGTAAGAAAACTAACCAGGTGGAACATTGTCAGGAGAACCACTAGCCTGGAAGAATTTTGTGTGATGATTCTTTTGTGCAATAATAACCATGAACCTTGGACACCAGCTCTCATCAAGAAACTTGCAGGCCTGCAAGATATAAAGTGTAGAGAACAGTTAGAAATTTTCTCTCACTAATCTGAAGCATGTACAAACAAAATGAAGATTGGCTATGTGACAACCTCAATAATCTGATCCAATTCTACATTCAAAACTTGGTTGAACTGAGACTCACTCACTCCATCCCTGAACAAGAGAAACTCTGGGTGATAAGATATAAAGAACACCTAAGTATAGATGAAGAACATTCAAGTACAGATGATTGAGTGTTGGAAAATGTTAATTTAACGAAAATTATATATATCCTGAAAATACATAACTCCTCAAGAGACATCTTTTGGACTCAGGAACTTAGTAAGCTTTTTTTTGTTTTTTGTTGTTTTGTTTTGGAAAATGAGGATCTTAATAAGCTGACACAATGCTAATGTAACAAACCTAAATAAGAGTTATCTGAGCCTATAAACCTTAGAAGAAAACTACAGCTTTTAAGAAGATCCAGATACTGCGCCTCTTATAGGTAAACTGAAGGTAAGCTTGGTGAAGACCTCTTCCAGATATAAACCTTCCATGTTGCAAAGCTAACTCCATTATATTAACTTCTGAGAATGAAATGATAATAGATTGAAGTTTACAAATTAAAGAGTGATTAAGGGATGTAGAGCTCACGTACATTAGGGGGTTTAAAGTTTAGGATCTAAATCCTAATCCAGTACCAAAACCTTTCAAGGGATTAACATTCTAAACAGCATGGATCTATTTCTTTTAATTCAAGAGCAAGTACGGTTCACGTGTACAAATTACATATCCTGATTTATGAGTGATATATATATTCTAGTGAGGACCCTTAAGTTGAGGACTTGGTGATGACTTTTCGGTTTATAGTTTAAAAGACCCAATTTTCGATCACATTTTGACATCTTATCCGTTCAGTTTTTAGGTTTATATGAGTAGATCATTTCTACAAATTTTCACCCAAATTGGTGTTTGTTTTTTTTTTTTGATTGAAGAAATTGGTGTTTGTTAAGATAACAAACTAGATCAAATTAATGGACAAACTAAATCTGTCAAATATGAACCGTTCAAGTTCATAATTGATAAATCACACTTATGAATGTCTTAACAATTTTCAATATAGCTGAAAATTTGAAAAAATGATCTACTCATAAATATCTATAAACTGAACGGTCAAGATGTAGATATAAGATCGAAAGGTGGGATAAGCCGAAAAGTCCTCACCAAGTCCTCAACTTCAGGGTCCTCACTAGAAGGGCTTCTATATATATATATATATAGGACGTTTCTCAGGTGTGGACGTCCGCACCAAAGTTTTGGTGCGGATTTCCATTTTTGCACCACTTCCCGATCGAATTTCCTCAAACTTCCTTCAAGACATATCTAGATCATCTTGTGTAAATCATCTCTGCAAAATTTCAGCCAATTTGGTGATCGTTAAGGCCCTCAAAATCGAAAAACAAATATGACGGACTGAATTNNNNNNNNNNNNNNNNNNNNNNNNNNNNNNNNNNNNNNNNNNNNNNNNNNNNNNNNNNNNNNNNNNNNNNNNNNNNNNNNNNNNNNNNNNNNNNNNNNNNNNNNNNNNNNNNNNNNNNNNNNNNNNNNNNNNNNNNNNNNNNNNNNNNNNNNNNNNNNNNNNNNNNNNNNNNNNNNNNNNNNNNNNNNNNNNNNNNNNNNNNNNNNNNNNNNNNNNNNNNNNNNNNNNNNNNNNNNNNNNNNNNNNNNNNNNNNNNNNNNN
Above is a window of Fragaria vesca subsp. vesca linkage group LG7, FraVesHawaii_1.0, whole genome shotgun sequence DNA encoding:
- the LOC101294103 gene encoding ABSCISIC ACID-INSENSITIVE 5-like protein 2-like gives rise to the protein MGIQTMGSQGGADGNCKQSQFQPLTRQNSIYNLTLDEVQNQLGDLGKPLSSMNLDELLKSVWSAEANQTMGMDIEGTAMVNQASLQRQASLSLTSALSKKTVDEVWRDIQQSKDNEEKRSRERQPTLGEMTLEDFLVKAGVVAEASDKKNTGGPLVGVDANVASQFPQSQWLQYPHPQYQHPQQSMMGVYIPSQPIPPPMHVGAGAVMDVPYSDNQLAMPSPLMGTLSDTQTPGRKRGNPEDIVEKTVERRQKRMIKNRESAARSRARKQAYTTELEIKVSRLEEENERLRKQKELEKVLPSAPPPEPKYQLRRTTSAPF